From Thalassococcus sp. S3, one genomic window encodes:
- a CDS encoding peptidoglycan-binding protein, whose protein sequence is MAEVIDRTDTSVRLDVFARSTLLTGSATLFDDVEQNFELLSLTSRALFFEAAFDIVGKALGYSSDVDVEKLMATVSSGVLATAPARAREEQSRILGLLGVSITPEGAFTLRIDDYVVSGFIEVELIELGSAFGSTRFAAGITHAIDVSKNVIAALLVIALTSQPLGGTVSVSGEAGTIFVCSINAPISGDMDRIIDDAISDLIFDGPQDQVPKSVWKARQLCLYRLGFNPGKIDGKYGRKTKAAERAFSKAFGDVHVNWSSKVFARFVLENSNSKYQRELSISEPKKERSRRR, encoded by the coding sequence GTGGCAGAAGTCATTGACCGCACCGACACTTCCGTTCGTCTGGATGTTTTTGCGCGATCCACGTTGCTCACCGGCTCTGCCACGCTTTTTGACGATGTGGAGCAGAATTTCGAGCTTTTGTCCCTCACATCGCGCGCGCTTTTCTTTGAGGCGGCTTTTGACATTGTTGGAAAGGCGCTTGGATATAGCAGCGATGTCGATGTCGAAAAACTTATGGCGACCGTTTCCAGCGGCGTGCTGGCTACGGCCCCGGCCAGGGCGAGAGAGGAACAAAGCCGGATTTTAGGTCTTCTGGGCGTGTCTATAACACCAGAAGGGGCGTTCACGCTTAGGATAGACGATTACGTTGTAAGTGGATTCATCGAAGTTGAGCTGATCGAGCTGGGGAGCGCTTTTGGGTCCACTCGGTTCGCGGCTGGTATCACCCATGCGATTGATGTCTCGAAGAATGTGATTGCGGCTTTGCTGGTTATCGCTCTGACAAGTCAGCCGCTCGGGGGTACTGTAAGTGTCTCGGGTGAGGCCGGGACCATATTCGTTTGTTCGATCAATGCTCCGATTTCCGGCGATATGGATCGGATCATAGATGATGCTATCTCGGATCTCATATTCGACGGGCCGCAAGATCAGGTGCCGAAGTCAGTTTGGAAAGCGCGCCAATTGTGTCTGTATCGTCTTGGGTTCAATCCCGGAAAGATCGACGGGAAATATGGGAGAAAGACGAAAGCCGCGGAAAGAGCTTTTTCAAAGGCCTTCGGGGATGTCCATGTAAATTGGTCCAGCAAGGTGTTTGCGCGGTTTGTTCTGGAGAATTCAAACAGCAAGTATCAGCGCGAGCTTTCCATTTCGGAACCCAAAAAAGAAAGATCGCGGCGGCGATAA